The Nicotiana sylvestris chromosome 6, ASM39365v2, whole genome shotgun sequence genomic sequence TTATACCCGTCAAAATAattgattctacaacaaccagtgcattttaatcaattttaaagtttcTCACCTAAATATGAAATTTACTATTGATACAAAGAaagaagggaattaactattcaattcttacctatTACTACTATAGAATAATTGACAATAGAAAATTTTAtatacctgagttcaagaattTATGATTTGTAAAGAACCCTAGAATTTTATTTCCGTTGCCTGCGTGCCTTGCGTGAACAGAACAATGTTCTTTTCTGTTTAATCTTAAAGCCCTTTGTTTACTCCTTTGCCTTAAAAGGGTTAAGGCTTGGTCACGTGCTTCCttattcttttttgtttttccctttttttgactTAACTAATATCTTATTTTACttacttttaacaattaataatattaaaattattaatatttctctaattttatatatatatatatatttcactataggcaagataaaaataataaaaatagtaataatttagttctatagttaGTGTGTCTCGAAACTTTTATATATTTAAGGAttgttacaaaaaattatatgAACCAGATTTGCGTCCTTCAAATAGGGGCGGCCGAAGGATAAGGCTAGTGAAGCCATTGTCTTAGATTACCAGTTACAAAAGGCCCCAAAAAGTATTATACTCTATTATTATATATAacatataatttttaaaataattattaaaaatatatttcaaagtttaatattttttaatttggTTGAGGTTGTATAGATGAGTGAGTTAATAACAGTAAATGTTTTCTCTCATTAGCTAGGTATATTTAACTTCTTCAATTCTAATTTTTCGTTGATTCATAGATCAAAAGACTACGTTCTTTTGTTTCTCATTATTGTGTGAAATTTATCAAATATATTTAAGAGGCCTCAATatagtttggctttaggccaccaaAATCGTCGAGCCGCCTTTGCCTTCAAAGAGGCTAGCTAAGAAGGGTGTAAGAGTTTAGTTTCCCCGGAGAAATTAAAATAGTGGGGATATTAACGTGGGCTAAAGGATAAAAAGGTTCGTCAGGTTATGTACAACCTGAGCCAATCTAGGTTAGAAGCAAAAGTATGGGCCAAAATTGGTGCCCATCGGACAAAGAGTGTATTTCCTTTTTTTAATACTTATTTAAAAGTCAATAATTTAAAAAGATTAAAATCTCAAACTCATAAGTTTCAAAACTTGATTGCACCTCTGCATATTGGTcaataaaaacaaataaaaatcatTTGAGATCTGGATTGAAAGTCCAATACGAGAAAATGCTAAGTAAATTTCTAACATCTATCTAAGCTTTAATAAGCAGAATTATCTAATATATTTGTGGGTGGAGATAGCAAGTGGAACAACTCCGCTCAAGCTGCCCTGAACCACGTAATTAAAAAGAATATGATTGGAAAATCATCATTGCACTCGTAAGTAGCCATCTAAACTTTACACCAAATCTCTGTTACACACTTTCTGAGGACGAATATCATATTACACACGAAACCTTTCAAAATTGTGTCTAGTACACACTACTTTTTTCTTGACCAATTTCTTAGAATATGTGTAGTGTCACGCACCAATAACATCATGCCACgtgttaataatttttttaaataaaaaaatgctTAAATTTATGTTGACCAGTTTCTCTTTCATAGTCTCTTTCTCTTCCAGAAAGAACCAGAAGCACCACACCATACTTCAATTCTTCTCTTTATATGAAGACTCACTTTCTTCATCTTTGTTCTTATTTACCACTATTTCTCCTTACTCTAAAAATTTATTACCATTTTTTGGTTTCTAGGTTTTGTTTGCTATAGAAATATCATTTTCACCAATGGGTGTTGCCACAGTAACAGTGGCCTGAAAATAGAGGTCGCCATCGTTTGCAATTTTAACAAAACGAGACCAGATCTGAACGAAGAACCACCAACTTGTCGGAAAGATCTGAGAGCTTTACCTCGTCAGAGAAAATCTAACCTCGTCGGCCATGAACTGATAGTGAAAGTAACAACCTCGCAACAGAGATCTCGACGTTGCTTGAGGTCGCCGCCGGCATTATGAGTTATGATCGAGATTTACTTAAAGGAGATGAAAAGGGGAGGAGATGGGAGGCGTGGGAGAGAAAATGGTGTTGTGGTTGTCGCCGGATGCCCAAGACGGTAGGGGGGCTCCAAATGGGGAAGAAGGCCTGGAcatctttatcttttcttttaactaataatttaagaaaaataaggaGAACAAATAAGATTTGGACACATGTGTGTATATAAGGATTTGGACAGATAATGCATAGGTTTTACGCACTCAGTGTCTTTTGTTAAACACACGCGTGCCATCTGGCAAAAGTAGTGTGTAGTATACACAATTTTAAAAGGTTGCGTGTGTAAATAGATATTCGTCCTCAgaaagtgtgtaacagggatttggtgTATAGTTCAGGTggctacttatgtattttgccttctCTTAATTCTAGAATGTTCCAATTGATTGAGGGAAAAAAGAGAAAGCAATGTAAGGATATAGTTACCACATTTGTCACACAGTTGGATTTATAGCGTGATTTATAGACAAACAAATCGATttaatcccaaaataaaaaaattaaataaaaatatacgaTTTACTTGAATTCGAGATAAAATAGCAGACAACTTGGTTTCGGGAGCAAGGTTTCCGAAGACAGCAACAAGAATATTATTAGATAGAAAATAAAGTACTATTTAGCTTGGAATAATGTGTAGCATAAGTTTGTCAGAATTTTCGTGTCCTACAATGGATGTTGAAGTCACTACTTATGGCTAAACCTAGGgaacaagatcctaggatcaagcccctctaaAATGACAATAATAGggggtcattgatgaatatgtaatGGCAAGCAATGAATGTCAAATTTCTCTGTAACTGATAGAAACTgagggtccaccaaactatatagaaaACCTAGTTCTTTATTAGTTCCCACAGAACACACACACAGAGAGTAGTAAGTAGATAACACAATggagttttacgtggaaaactcccaGCTCGCGAGattaaaaaccatgacctacactcgtaggattttaacttcactactgagcaaacttcagattacaaactattgtaacctaggaattaaactcttaatccatcACCCACTTGTAATAACTTTATTACAAGCCCCTTTGTAGTAACTTTATTACAAGTtcctttgtaataactctattacaaagcttacaactcgactaactctagccaagacacaaacacaaaGTTTATGGTTTACAAAAggtttcctacacaatgcttcCAACTAAGCTAAGCAGGAATTACAAGTAAATCTCTTTAACAAAGGTACAACACAACTAAGGACATATAATGTCTCATTGCAGGAAACTGGTCCTTTGTTATGTTGTTCTCTATTCTTGAAGCTCCTGAAAGTCACTTGCAAGATCACCACACACGTGAGAGAAAATTTGATTAATTCTGAAATGTGCAAGTGTGTTGTATTTCCTTTGCTTCATGTTAATATTACCCATGTGATGTCACTTGGATGATGCACACATATTTGATACAAAGGCATTCCCCGTAAAGTGACTGCTGCATTGTTTGCCTTGTTGCGTGTGTGCAGAAGAACAGTTACAGCAACTTTACAACTGTGGGGAGTTGACATGGTACAGTCAGCAAGGGAACTGTTGTCCATCTGTTCCCTCTATCGTTTCTTTGACTCTGAATTGTTGAAACATGTCCTCGACTTAAGACTTGTTGTTCTTTAGCACTTTGAGGATATGGAACAGGTTCCCCATCTGGTTCTTAttattaagtttgttagatcatcaaaacataatagTACATATAACCTATCAGTAACGGACGCGTATTCAATACTgaggaatattcttcattgaatttCATCTGGCGGCAAATATTCGTTTGCCCTCGTTAACAATGTTCCCTTCGGGGTTTATCCGATGCCAACCAAAGTTGTTGCTCTCGGTCTTCGTTTCCACTCGCTTCGATTTCCGTCTATCCTTAATTTTACGTGTCACTCTATCAATCGAGTATTTAATGTGAACCGGTTTTACTTTATACAGTAATCATTTGGTCCAAAACCTAATAGAGAAGAAGATTATATGGACTAATTCTGTAATTGGCATATAAGAAAGCTACCTCAAAGAATATTTgttaatttcaaaaaaaaaagaaaaaggtaaaaagatataaaaaaaaaaaaaaagaaagaaagaaagaaagacaagATCACACGCAACCGCTTTTTGTACCTTTTAGGGGAAACCAAAATTGGTTTAAGTCAGTCGAATAGCAAAGGATGTTGATCGAGGAAGAAGACGTGTATCAAGATGTTGGATAAAGCTAACtacagcaaaaaaaaaaaaaagtgtcgCATTTTGTAAAAAGGGACTTTTCTTTGGTTAATTTGACAAGCACTGATGATGGTTTGTTTGGGAGTGACAGTGTATGTTGGATAAATAATGCTATCTTTCCCCGAAATTTCACGCCTTTGGTTGGTTGGTTTTGTGAACATTTGAAACATCTCTCGATCTGCACTATCAATCAATAATTAGATGCACCACAAATCACACAACGATATCATTCTCATTTGTATCAGAATCAACGAGTTTCAAATAGTACGATTTATTAAAGAGATATAATTATTAAATATACTCCCCCCATTTCTTGTTATGTAACAAGAAAGAATCCGTATATGATTGGTCAAAATAACGTCTTCGTCAAACTTTTAAAGTTagcttattttgaaaaatattttttaaaaaagtataTTTTTGGtgataaataatttatatttgactaatttatttaaaaaatacttttgagctgcaattaaaaattttaaaaagtgatttctcaaaaatacttttcaaaaaaatactttCGGGAAGAAACCATTTTTTTGTTTCTCAACAACTATTTCTACTtctactcaaaaatatttttttccttttaaaagctaaaaaaaatacttttagtaaaaaaaaagttTGACGAAAAGGAAACTTGGCCAAACCAAACATTCTATAACTCTCCAAATAGTGATATCGCCATATTAATTGAATTATGAGGGAGTATGTGATTTTATTCCTaaataattgaaaaagaaaaagtccTAAATAATTAGTGAGGTCGCATTCACTATTGAATTTTTATTTCACTTCAGAATGATTCTTACATTATTACTTACAATATAacaattttttcattattatttacTATATAAAAAATCAATACATTATAATTCTTGTATGATTAATATATGAACCAAAATGATCCCTAATTGATAGAGTTCATTGTTAAGGCTTTATGGCTAGCAGTCTAGCTTAACCAGCTAGACATTTGGTACTCTGTACTATATTTTCCCGGTAGAAAAAGCATTTATCTTGAGTTATGCGTTCGGTCTGCATAATAGTACTAGCAAAACTTTAGTGGTCGGACAACGTAAAACTGACTTTATGTGGGAGAATATAAACATGTACAGTACAGCCGGCAATTAAAGTTACCACTTCGAgtagaatttaaaactaaaagtgATTGCATTTGCTGATTTGCTATAGTTATTGGAATTATAAAATGTACTCCCTCTTCTCCATTTTAATTGTTAATCTTTGACTACTATATCCTTATTTATTTATCATAATTAGACTTTTTAAGCaatgtaattaatatttttattttcaacaacaacaacaataataaaaaacTCAGTATATTCTCACatgtggggtttggggagggtagtatgtacgtaCACCTTGCCCCTACCTAATGAAAGTAGAaatgttgtttccaatagacaatatttttattttcaagAAGAATTCATGCTAAGGATAAcatgaaaaaaattaattaattacttttattttttaaaataagaaaTATTTTGAACTAATCATTTTTACTAATGGGAAGGAGTAATGAAAAAGTCCAAATTTAATGTTGAACTTTGTGAAATAATCCAAATTTATTCTAGTACCTCTGCTGTCATAAATTAGTCCAACTATACCTTTATTACTAACGGCGTCAAATTTGTAAACATGCCATTATTTTTAGTTGTAAATAAATACTATAGGTGCCCAAAGGTGTAGTTAAATTCTTTATATATAAAGGGGATAGGTAGCTTGGTGTGTGTAGCTAGAGAGAGACAATCCGTGCTCATTTCACTatctagagagagagagagagagagatggggaattgccaaacTATTGATAATGCAGATTTGCTCATACAACACCCCAATGGTAAAGTGGAAAAGCTTTATTCTGCAGTCACTGCTACCCAAATTATGAAGATGAATCCTGGCCATTATGTTGCTCTTCTTctcaccaccaccaccactatGTCCCCACCCTCAAACAAAACAACTACCAACACTAATATTAGCCCAATACGAATTACGCGAATAAAGCTTCTCAAGCCAACTGATACACTTGTTCTTGGTCATATTTACAGACTAGTTACTGCTCAAGGTTGGTCATTTTCTAGGTTAACTACTCAATTATCTTGGTTTTTGATGTGTTATGTAGTTACACCTTTTTCTTGATTATACACAGAGGTAATGAAAGGATTGTGTGCCAAGAAGTATGCAAAGCAGAAACAGTTTGAATATTCAGAGGACAAAATAACACAGACATTACATTCTAAGACAGCTGTTCATCAGGACAAGGTGAATATTAAtcttccaaatttcacaaacttaaTTTCCTTTGTATTTCAAAGAAAGAACATGTTTGTTTACTTCAAATAGCTGATTAAATTTTCAGGTAATTAAACACGAAAAACATCGAAAGTCTATAGGTGCAAAATCAAGAGCCTGGCATCCTTCGTTGCAGAGCATATCTGAGGCTGCAGACTGATTTGTGATGCTTCTATCTTATGATTAAATTGTTTCTCTTGGAGAAAAAGTCCATGGAATTGGTGGTTTCTCAAATTCAAGTTAAGAGTAGCTTGTGCGGAATTAGTCACACGTATAGTAAAGGAAAAACGAGAAAAAAGATCTCCTACATTTTTACTTTTCGATTGTTTGGAGGCACTTACTCAATTGAAATTACTCATAAGCACCAAAGTTTGTTTAATTCAAAAACTAATAAGATAATGGATATATCTAATGGAATGGATCATTCGAACAGAGTAATGATTCTCCTACCATGTGCTGTTGATCAACCAATATGTTACTTTAAGAGCGAAATAACAGTtgctttctctttttttaatGAACCTTGCAATTGGTTTGGGTTGGGGTTGGGGTTGTGGGGGGGGGGATGATGATTAAATTACATACGAGATGTATAATAATAATTGAATGggaaaaacttttttttttttttggaaaagatCACACTTGGTCTAAGCTGACAATATCATCGGAGAATATCCATTCTAAAAGTGACTTAACTCGGCTCACAACTAAAATCCGAGATCGTTGAATGAGCATGTCAATTGGCTTGGTCTAATCTAAAATCAAATTAATCCATAGATTGTTTGTGCCTACCGTTCACTTGTACAAACTCTATACTCTATAGCTCTTATTGCTTTACTGTTAGAGAAGACGTATCATAAGGTTTTCGTTTGGCGAGTTGTTACtttgagaaagaaaagaagaatattcAACAATCTATCACTGCACTTGTCACTCTTCTGTAGAAATTGTCTCACATTTAACGTAAATAATACGTAGTAGGGTCCGAAATTGAAATGATGCCTTTTTGGGCATAAAATACCTTTATACAATTTAAAAAAAGTTGCATTTCTAACtaaaaacgcagtataatactgcattttccTATAAAATTGGGCCCACCAATATAAGAGTTCTGCAGGACTGCAGAGAATATTTGTTTTTTAGTTTAAAACGTATTATAATACTATATTTTACACTGAAACatagtattatactgcattttacactAATTTTAGGACTCACCAATAAGTGTTCTGCGGATAActaacataacaataattcaaatacataaaatgtggtattatactgcgttttacataaaaaaattCAGCACCCCAAGCTCGAACTTGTCTAatttaaaggcgtttgatttttatgaaaatccattcaaaactttctttcaaatttctgttcatacttctcttttcttcttatcaaacattttttttataatgtttgaagagccaaaaataagggtttcattatattggggagtgaggttgtaatggagaataactctgtgaggtatagctcacctccacagtGTCATATTAAATTGCCGTTTACagtggagtacgataaattggtatcgttgttacgtaaaaaaatgagtgtgaggaaacgttcggtgaaccttaaagtaaccggtagatttccgtattcagtgactccgcaagggtttgcttattattctgagtttaacatcgaagatgatgaaactcttagagattttttgcggatttcGGATGAAaacagggaatttattgtaataaaattgttgAAAATGTATgtcaaggttgaagacgttcccaataatgagggtgtgcatagtagggataacccccactcatcgggtggttattctggagcagtttttgccggacagattgctgatgaaagagcttgccttgatttaaccttgtcaccaccggcgaatgagcagccacaaaataattttttgactttatataatccacaagatgcctggtaaacttcaatttttctacgctttagcgatgtttattttatgttttaattggatttgtattaacactcatatttttcatagggggtaccgtccggatatgaattttacaagttatgacctcgcccctagttggaatatgcgtagttctggcatattggaccacggtggtccatccgggagccatcaccaacaagaaaatattcaTCATGGAACGTCaacacagtacgacttgtaagtaaagtgatatagctatatgtaaagtatttatctagttgggtagcttatcattttgttctttttgtgcagtgaaaacgagcaacttgatgttcctgacctcacacagttgcccatagacgacgtacTGACTAGTGATTTGGCAtatgcgcagagtcaggaagatgatagtgattatgacaacaacgacgatgagtctggagatgacacacccttccatgatgaggATGATGACAAGGAGTAAATAGATGcagaacctgagctgacgagggagcatgctcctccatctcccgttagaccaagagtgtacgagtctcgCGTGTcctttcatgagcggaatattccctaccttgataattttccAAGTATGCTGGACGTGGATGCCCTCAAaagggatgatgatgaatttcggtcagctatgtgggatgagtctagaccaacggtgcttgcaaagggcatgtatttccctgATAAAGCTTGCATAAtcagggctgtaaaaatctacagcgtaagagagtgccgtgagatgacggtaaAGGAGTCAACTACGAAAGTATACAAGGTTGTATGCCGTTGAGACTTTATAGGTTATCACTGGATGTTGCATGccagcaagaagaaatcaggtttgtggaaagtgggtaaatgtATTAGCACCCACAGATATGAAATGgacactgtaagcacgtgatttttgaccctccccgaggattttcacatttttttagcataaatatgtaattgggtctaatatagccattttaactatttttactttatttcgttgcaaaaagaaaaaatcacaaaaaatatatatataaattttagtttatgtatttctcataaacttgaaaaaatacaaaaattgcactttatttttgtactttatataatttcgaaaataaccaaaaaatatagttctattaatgttttgtagtcattttaatttcttaaaaatacaaaaatattactttatattttatccttatttaaaaacgaaaattacaaaaaaaatagttttattaatgctttgtagctattttaaatcttgaaaaatatattaaaa encodes the following:
- the LOC104212441 gene encoding uncharacterized protein — protein: MGNCQTIDNADLLIQHPNGKVEKLYSAVTATQIMKMNPGHYVALLLTTTTTMSPPSNKTTTNTNISPIRITRIKLLKPTDTLVLGHIYRLVTAQEVMKGLCAKKYAKQKQFEYSEDKITQTLHSKTAVHQDKVIKHEKHRKSIGAKSRAWHPSLQSISEAAD